GATGCCGCCCAGATGCGCGCAGGCGCCCAGGGCGACGACGATCTGGGCCTGTTCGCGGATCTCACGGATCTTGGCTTCATCGGACGGGCGCGTGCAGGAGCCTTCGATGAAGGCGATCTGATAGTCCTCGCCGCGCTCGCTCATGGCCTCGCGGAACTGGACGATCTCGATCACTTCCAGCAACTCGGGATGGCGCTGGAGCGTATCCAGGACCGTCAGCTGACAGCCCTCGCAACTGGTGAACTCGAAGAAGGCGACCTTGGGTTTCATGATAGCGCCTCCTCAAGATCCTTGACCTCGGCGTAGGACAGGACCGGTCCTGTCTGACAGGTGTAGATGTGGTGCATCTGGCAGTGGCCGCACTTGCCGACGCCGCACTTCATCTGACGCTCGAACGAGAGCCAGATGTTGCCCTCGGCGATGCCCTTGGCGAGCAGATCCTGGAGGACGAACTTGTACATGACCGGCGGACCGACCACGGTGGCGATGGTGTTGCGCGCCGGGAAGTCGATCTTGGGCAGCAGGGTGGTGATGACGCCGACGTGGCCGTCCCAGCCGTCTGTCGGCCGGTCGACGGTGACGTGACACTCGATGTCGCCGCGCTCGGCCCAGGCCTTGAGATCGGCCGGGAACAGGAAGTCGTTGGGCGTGCGCGCGCCATAGAGCAGCGCGACGCGCCCGTACTTGCCGCGCTCGTCCAGTACTTCGGTGATGAGCGAGCGCAGCGGCGCCAGACCCAGACCGCCGGCGACGAAGACGATGTCCTTGCCCTGGAAGCGGTCGATCGGGAAGCCGTGACCGAAGGGTCCGCGCACGCCGATCATGCTGCCCGGCTCCAGACGATGCAGCGCCTCGGTCAGCTTGCCGACGCGGCGCACGCACAGCTCGAAGGCCCCGTTGCTGCGCGCCGGTGAGGAACAGATGCTGATCGGCGCCTCACCGATGCCGAGCACCGAGACCTCGACGAATTGTCCCGGTTGGTGGGCGATAGTGAAGCCGCTCGGCAGTTCGAGATGGAACCACTTCTCGAGTTCGGTGAACTGTTCGACCGCGACGATGCGCGCCGGGGTCGGCATGTAGATGGACGAATGGTCCAGGGTTTCGCGTAGCAGTGTGGTCATAGTCTTCTAGGCCGACTCCCCTGGGGACGCCTGGCGACGTTCGTTGAGCGTGTTGAGGGTGGCGATGGGCGTGATGTGCGCGGGACAGGAGAGGGCGCAGCGTCCGCAGCCGACACAGCCGAGCAGGCCGTAGGCTTCCAGCTGATACTTGCCCTTGCGCATGAAACGATGACGCAGCCGGTTGGCGCGCGAGTTGCGGAAGTCGTGTCCGCCGGCGACCACGGCGAACTTCTCCAGCAGGCAGGAATCCCACACCCGCACCCGCTTGCCTTTTTCCAGCTTCAGATCGATCTCGTCGACGACATCGAAGCAATAGCAGGTCGGACAGACCTTGGTGCACTGGCCGCAGGAGAGACAGCGTTCGCCGATCTCGTCCCAGAGCGTGCTGTCGTGGCTGGCGCCGAGCAGATTGGGCAGGTCGGTGACGTCGCAGTCGAGCCGGTAGTCGAAGTTGGGCCACTTGCCGGCCATCACTTCATTGAAGCGATCGTAGTCGGTGTCCGACGGCTTCCAGAAGAAGCCCATGCCGCGAATCAGCGCCTCGCCCGCATCGGAACCGACATCGACGGCATAGCGGTCCCCGAGATCGGTCAGATGCACATCGAACTGTTCCGGGACCGACAGGGTGCCCAGGCTCTTGCAGAAGGCCTGGTCCATGCAGGGCTGCATGCACTCGATGCTGACCAGGGCCGTCTTGCGGCGCCGCGCCTGATAGTGCTGGTCGACATGCCCCGTACCCTGGATGCGGTCGAGCAGCTGGATGGCGTGCAGGTCGCAGGTGTGCAGCGCCATGATGACCGTGGGCTCGATCTCCTCGATGACCGGCGACATCTCCATCGTCTTGGCGTTGAAGGTGAAGAGATCCTCGCGCGGGGGCAGGAAGTACTTCTTGGGCGGCAGGACGCTGCTGTGGTAGTCGAGGACGAGTTCGTCGGCGCTGGTGATCTCGTCGAAGATGTACTGGCCGTGGGATTCCCTCGGAGCCACCACACGATGGTCGATACGCAGACGCTCGACCCAGGCATTGAGCAGGTGCTTGGGGAGTATTCTCAAACCGGGAAACCTCTGTATCGAGGCCCACGCGCGCGGGATGCTGTGAGCGCGCGGGCGAAGCTGACGCCAACCTGATTCGGTGATCCAGGCCGATCCGATTGGCTTGGGGGCCGTGCGTTGGAGGCGCTCGCGAGCGCCGACCAGCGCACGTGACGGCATGACTCCTGCCGCCCGAGAATCAGAATATGACGATAAGATTAATGGCCCTATCAAAAATGGGACTAATGCTTTGGGTCAATCGTTTGTATTGAGATATCGGCTGTGTTCGGGGCCGGACGCCCGGTTCTGAGTCGGCCAACCGCCGATCGATCAGGCCGAGGCGCGTTGCCGTTTGAAATCCGAGACGAAATGATCGAGCCGGCCTCCGGCGATCGCCTCGCGCAGTCCGCGCATCAGGGTCTGGTAATAATGCAGATTGTGGATGGTCGCCAGCCGTGCGCCCAGGATCTCCTTGCAGCGGTCGAGATGATGCAGATAGGCGCGGCTGTAGTGACGGCAGGTGTAGCAGTCGCACAGCGGGTCGAGCGGTCCCTCGTCGGTGCGGTGGACGGCGTTGCGGATGCGCACCACGCCCTGATGGGTGAACAGATGACCGTTGCGTGCATTGCGGGTCGGCATCACGCAGTCGAACATGTCGATGCCGCGCTGGACGGCGGCGACGATGTCCTCGGGCGTGCCGACGCCCATCAGATAGCGCGGCCGATCGGTCGGCAGCTTGTCGGAGAGGAAATCGAGCACCCGCAGCCGGTCTTCCTCCGGCTCACCGACCGAGAGTCCGCCGACCGCATAGCCATCGAAACCGATGCGCATCAGACCTTCCAGCGACTCGGCGCGCGGACGCTCGTGCATCCCGCCCTGGACGATGCCGAACAGCGCCGCCGGGTTGTCGCCATGCGCCTCGCGCGAGCGCGCCGCCCAGCGCAGCGACAGCTCCATCGAGACGCGCGCCTGTTCCTCGCTGGCCGGGTAGGGCGTGCATTCGTCGAAGATCATCACGATGTCGGAACCGAGTTCGCGCTGCACCTGCATCGAGATCTCGGGGCTGAGGAACACCGGACTGCCGTCGACCGGCGATTGGAACTTGACGCCGTCTTCCGTGATCTTGCGCAGTTCACCCAGACTGAAGACCTGGAAACCACCCGAGTCGGTGAGGATGGGTTTGTCCCAGTGCATGAAGCCGTGCAGATCCCCGAGCCGGCGGATGACCTCGGTGCCGGGGCGCAGCATCAGATGGAAGGTGTTGCCGAGCACGATCTCGGCGCCGACCTCCAGCAGTTCCTCCGGGGTCATGGCCTTGACCGTGCCATAGGTGCCCACGGGCATGAAGGCGGGCGTCTCGACGGTCCCGCGTGCAAAGGTCAGACGGCCGCGACGGGCGAGACCGTCACGTTCAAGCAGATCGAAATGCATCGAATGAGATTCCTGACCGGCTCGGAGCGAGCCGGATCCTAGAGAGGGTCGAAGTTCAGTGTCGAGCGGCGCCGGCCGCCGTCATCGTCAGCGCCGTCTGGAGCGCCAGACGCAGACTGCCGAGATCGGCGCGATCGGTCCCGGCCAGATCCAGCGCTGTGCCGTGGTCGACCGAGGTGCGGATGATCGGCAGGCCCAGGGTGACGTTGACCGCCTGACCGAAGCCCAGATGCTTGAGCACCGGCAGCCCCTGATCGTGATACATGGCCAGCACCGCATCGGCGTCCTTCAGGCGTGTCGGCACGAACAGCGTATCGGCGGGCAGCGGGCCGACCAGATCCCAGCCGCGCGTGCGCCGCTCATCGAGCACTGGCGTGATGACCTCGATCTCCTCGCGTCCCATGTGTCCGCCCTCGCCGGCGTGCGGATTGAGTCCGCACACCAGGATGCGCGGCTGCTCCAGGCCGAAGCGCGCGACCAGATCCTGATGCAGGATGTCAACCACGCGCCCGAGCGAGGCGCGCGTGATGGCTGCGCTGACTGCCGACAGCGGCAGATGCGTGGTCGCCAGCGCCACGCGCAGACCGGGCGTGGCCAGCATCATCACCGGCTCGGCCCCGCAGCGCTCGGCCAGGAACTCAGTGTGCCCGGTGAAGGGGATGCCGGCCTCGTTGATGACGCCCTTGTGCACCGGCCCCGTGACCAGGGCATCGAAGGTGCGGTCGAGACAGCCGTCAC
The sequence above is drawn from the Allochromatium vinosum DSM 180 genome and encodes:
- the tgt gene encoding tRNA guanosine(34) transglycosylase Tgt; translated protein: MHFDLLERDGLARRGRLTFARGTVETPAFMPVGTYGTVKAMTPEELLEVGAEIVLGNTFHLMLRPGTEVIRRLGDLHGFMHWDKPILTDSGGFQVFSLGELRKITEDGVKFQSPVDGSPVFLSPEISMQVQRELGSDIVMIFDECTPYPASEEQARVSMELSLRWAARSREAHGDNPAALFGIVQGGMHERPRAESLEGLMRIGFDGYAVGGLSVGEPEEDRLRVLDFLSDKLPTDRPRYLMGVGTPEDIVAAVQRGIDMFDCVMPTRNARNGHLFTHQGVVRIRNAVHRTDEGPLDPLCDCYTCRHYSRAYLHHLDRCKEILGARLATIHNLHYYQTLMRGLREAIAGGRLDHFVSDFKRQRASA
- a CDS encoding FAD/NAD(P)-binding protein — encoded protein: MTTLLRETLDHSSIYMPTPARIVAVEQFTELEKWFHLELPSGFTIAHQPGQFVEVSVLGIGEAPISICSSPARSNGAFELCVRRVGKLTEALHRLEPGSMIGVRGPFGHGFPIDRFQGKDIVFVAGGLGLAPLRSLITEVLDERGKYGRVALLYGARTPNDFLFPADLKAWAERGDIECHVTVDRPTDGWDGHVGVITTLLPKIDFPARNTIATVVGPPVMYKFVLQDLLAKGIAEGNIWLSFERQMKCGVGKCGHCQMHHIYTCQTGPVLSYAEVKDLEEALS
- the pdxA gene encoding 4-hydroxythreonine-4-phosphate dehydrogenase PdxA, encoding MTHPSESRVPRLALTPGEPAGIGPDLIVRLAAAGHSAAELVAIADPDLLAERAARLGLSLTIAPFDPAQAACPSEPGRLNVWPVALEQAATPGRLDPANAGYVLETLRCACDGCLDRTFDALVTGPVHKGVINEAGIPFTGHTEFLAERCGAEPVMMLATPGLRVALATTHLPLSAVSAAITRASLGRVVDILHQDLVARFGLEQPRILVCGLNPHAGEGGHMGREEIEVITPVLDERRTRGWDLVGPLPADTLFVPTRLKDADAVLAMYHDQGLPVLKHLGFGQAVNVTLGLPIIRTSVDHGTALDLAGTDRADLGSLRLALQTALTMTAAGAARH
- a CDS encoding 4Fe-4S dicluster domain-containing protein, translating into MRILPKHLLNAWVERLRIDHRVVAPRESHGQYIFDEITSADELVLDYHSSVLPPKKYFLPPREDLFTFNAKTMEMSPVIEEIEPTVIMALHTCDLHAIQLLDRIQGTGHVDQHYQARRRKTALVSIECMQPCMDQAFCKSLGTLSVPEQFDVHLTDLGDRYAVDVGSDAGEALIRGMGFFWKPSDTDYDRFNEVMAGKWPNFDYRLDCDVTDLPNLLGASHDSTLWDEIGERCLSCGQCTKVCPTCYCFDVVDEIDLKLEKGKRVRVWDSCLLEKFAVVAGGHDFRNSRANRLRHRFMRKGKYQLEAYGLLGCVGCGRCALSCPAHITPIATLNTLNERRQASPGESA